Proteins encoded within one genomic window of Methanosarcina barkeri str. Wiesmoor:
- a CDS encoding GNAT family N-acetyltransferase, translating into MNLKKLLQDTTGNLLVKKWKSIEKGDIVSIEDYMLPEVLRIQTEGFKNGSSEKLIRYSKNSRNIFYVMKSKDEIVGYCVYYLKPAISLKGFEKKSVISSIATDRNFRGRGFAERLLRSSTEEMKVNGISSVLLYVNINNLPAIHLYKKIGFRKIKKVKNICGQKESCYEMELRLI; encoded by the coding sequence ATGAATCTTAAGAAACTACTGCAAGATACTACTGGTAATCTACTGGTAAAAAAATGGAAGTCAATAGAAAAAGGAGATATTGTTTCTATAGAAGACTACATGCTTCCTGAAGTTCTTAGAATCCAGACCGAAGGATTTAAAAATGGAAGCTCGGAAAAACTTATAAGATATTCGAAGAATTCAAGAAATATATTTTATGTTATGAAGAGTAAGGATGAAATCGTGGGTTACTGCGTCTACTACCTTAAACCTGCAATTTCCCTCAAAGGGTTTGAGAAAAAATCAGTAATATCCTCAATTGCAACTGACAGAAATTTTAGAGGCAGGGGTTTTGCTGAGAGGTTATTAAGGAGCAGTACTGAAGAGATGAAGGTAAACGGAATATCATCCGTTCTCTTATATGTGAATATAAACAATCTTCCTGCGATACATTTATACAAAAAAATAGGCTTTCGGAAAATAAAAAAGGTAAAAAATATCTGCGGCCAGAAAGAAAGCTGTTATGAGATGGAATTAAGGCTTATTTAA